One Natronolimnobius sp. AArcel1 genomic region harbors:
- a CDS encoding RNA-guided pseudouridylation complex pseudouridine synthase subunit Cbf5 has translation MTVLRGPPDDRSPADLLSFGVVNLDKPPGPSSHQLSGWLRDAVDDTLADRGVDTRIDRAAHAGTLDPKVTGCLPIMLGDATRLAQVFLEGLKEYVAVLECHGSIPADAESVIDEFEAPLYQKPPRKSAVSRRLRVREIYDLDLLERNDEDRQLLVRIRCESGTYVRKLCHDLGLALGTGAHMGHLRRTATTPFDDRDLHSPYEFLDALAFWLEDDDPDPLFDIVEPAERILEDLPRILIAENAAQEVANGAPVYEPGVLEVSDHLEYGDLVACYTPNEAAICLGEFVGDRDGEASEGVAVSLERVLV, from the coding sequence ATGACTGTACTGCGTGGCCCACCCGACGACCGCTCGCCCGCCGACCTCCTCAGCTTCGGCGTCGTCAACCTGGATAAACCGCCCGGTCCCTCGTCACACCAGCTCAGCGGCTGGCTTCGCGATGCCGTCGACGACACCCTCGCCGACCGCGGCGTCGACACGCGGATTGATCGCGCTGCCCACGCGGGAACACTTGATCCGAAAGTCACGGGTTGCCTGCCGATCATGCTCGGGGATGCAACCCGGCTCGCACAGGTCTTCCTCGAGGGTTTGAAGGAGTACGTCGCCGTCCTCGAGTGCCACGGCTCGATTCCGGCTGATGCTGAGTCGGTTATCGACGAGTTCGAGGCCCCGCTCTATCAGAAGCCACCCCGGAAAAGCGCGGTCTCACGTCGCCTACGCGTCCGCGAAATCTACGACCTTGACCTCCTCGAGCGAAACGACGAGGATCGACAACTCTTGGTTCGCATTCGCTGTGAGAGTGGGACCTACGTCCGAAAGCTCTGTCACGACCTCGGATTGGCGCTTGGAACAGGGGCGCATATGGGCCATCTGCGACGAACAGCGACGACGCCGTTCGACGACCGTGACCTGCACTCGCCCTACGAATTCCTGGACGCGCTTGCGTTCTGGCTCGAGGACGATGATCCTGACCCACTGTTCGACATTGTCGAGCCCGCCGAACGGATTCTCGAGGATCTTCCGCGAATCCTGATCGCCGAAAACGCAGCCCAAGAGGTCGCCAACGGTGCGCCGGTGTACGAACCGGGCGTACTCGAGGTCAGTGACCACCTCGAGTACGGCGACTTGGTTGCGTGCTATACGCCGAACGAGGCCGCGATCTGCCTTGGCGAGTTCGTCGGGGACCGTGACGGCGAGGCCTCGGAGGGGGTCGCGGTGTCACTCGAGCGCGTGCTGGTGTAG
- a CDS encoding metal-dependent transcriptional regulator, whose amino-acid sequence MMLSDVMEDYLKIIYQLQRSTDDRIKTSEIAEELDVTSPTVTSMLDKLEERGLVDREKYRGVTLTDEGETVALEVVRHHRLLEAYLTEHLDYDWSEVHDEADRLEHHISENFEARVADALDQTEVDPHGAPIPSADLEPPERTEGASLMEFTAGETVVVEEVADHDADVLSYLADHGVEPGVTLEIVEVAPFGMLTARALDHDESVSLPEDVAHHVRVSRANELEH is encoded by the coding sequence ATGATGCTGAGCGACGTGATGGAGGATTACCTCAAAATCATCTATCAGCTCCAGCGGTCCACAGACGACCGCATCAAAACCTCCGAAATCGCCGAGGAACTGGATGTCACGTCGCCCACCGTGACCAGCATGCTCGACAAACTCGAGGAGCGTGGCCTCGTCGACCGCGAAAAGTATCGCGGCGTCACGCTCACTGACGAGGGCGAAACCGTTGCCCTCGAGGTTGTTCGTCACCACCGCCTGCTTGAGGCCTATCTTACTGAACACTTAGATTACGACTGGTCGGAGGTCCACGACGAAGCCGATCGACTCGAACACCACATTAGCGAGAACTTCGAGGCTCGCGTGGCCGATGCGCTCGATCAGACCGAGGTCGATCCACACGGCGCGCCGATTCCGAGCGCTGATCTCGAGCCACCTGAGCGAACAGAGGGTGCGTCACTGATGGAATTTACCGCCGGCGAGACGGTCGTCGTCGAGGAAGTCGCCGACCACGATGCGGATGTCCTCTCGTATCTCGCTGACCACGGCGTCGAACCGGGCGTCACACTCGAGATTGTCGAAGTGGCCCCATTTGGGATGCTAACAGCACGAGCACTCGACCACGACGAATCCGTGTCGCTCCCCGAGGACGTCGCCCACCACGTTCGCGTCTCCCGAGCCAACGAACTCGAGCACTAA
- a CDS encoding adenylate kinase: MAQPRLLIMGAPGAGKGTQSAKITEEFDIDHITTGDALRSNKEMDISEMDTEYDTPGEYMDQGELVPDEVVNAIVDEALSQADGFVLDGYPRNQEQAEELEDMTDLDLVLMLDVSEDELVHRLTGRRLDPETGDIYHVEYNPPEDPEIEERLEQREDDTEETVKERLSVYQENTEPVIDHYEEAGLLERVDGEQVPDEVWEDVKATVEDTI; encoded by the coding sequence ATGGCACAGCCACGACTACTGATTATGGGTGCTCCCGGGGCAGGGAAGGGAACCCAGAGCGCAAAGATCACTGAGGAATTCGACATCGATCACATCACGACCGGCGACGCATTGCGATCGAACAAGGAGATGGACATCTCCGAGATGGACACCGAGTACGACACGCCCGGCGAATACATGGATCAGGGCGAACTCGTCCCTGACGAGGTCGTCAACGCCATCGTCGACGAAGCACTCTCACAAGCTGATGGGTTCGTCCTCGACGGCTACCCGCGCAATCAAGAGCAGGCCGAAGAACTCGAGGACATGACCGATCTCGATCTCGTACTCATGCTCGACGTCAGTGAAGACGAACTCGTCCATCGCCTGACTGGCCGCCGTCTGGACCCCGAAACTGGCGACATCTACCACGTCGAGTACAACCCACCAGAAGATCCTGAAATCGAGGAGCGCCTCGAGCAGCGCGAAGACGACACCGAAGAAACCGTCAAAGAGCGACTCAGCGTGTATCAGGAGAACACGGAGCCAGTCATCGACCACTACGAGGAAGCGGGACTGCTCGAGCGTGTCGACGGTGAGCAAGTTCCCGATGAGGTCTGGGAAGACGTGAAGGCGACGGTCGAAGACACAATATAA
- a CDS encoding type IV pilin, producing the protein MNTNTEDKRAVSPVIGVILMVAITVILAAVIAAFVLDIGQQSEPPQANIDISEDEGDLDITVQNADRVDDIEVRGCEQDTFSLVDGSIYESLSSDFDVGSSATIANDDGPGDIDQFDDDPSDEGCAGEDLNFVATHNGQDQIITTFEYEG; encoded by the coding sequence ATGAATACAAATACGGAGGACAAACGTGCTGTTTCGCCAGTAATCGGCGTGATTCTGATGGTTGCGATAACAGTCATTCTCGCGGCTGTGATTGCAGCGTTTGTGCTGGACATTGGACAACAAAGTGAACCACCTCAAGCGAATATTGATATCTCCGAGGACGAGGGAGACCTTGATATTACCGTCCAAAACGCAGATCGTGTAGATGATATTGAGGTGCGAGGCTGTGAGCAAGATACCTTCTCACTTGTTGACGGCTCGATATATGAGTCCTTATCTTCGGATTTTGATGTTGGCTCTTCGGCAACAATAGCTAATGACGATGGTCCTGGAGATATTGATCAGTTTGACGATGATCCGAGCGATGAAGGTTGTGCTGGTGAAGACCTGAATTTTGTCGCGACGCATAACGGACAAGATCAAATCATTACCACCTTCGAGTACGAAGGCTAA
- the cmk gene encoding (d)CMP kinase, whose amino-acid sequence MLLTVSGPPGSGKSTTAALLADAFDLDHVSGGDIFRELADERGYTPLEFNKLAEENDDIDRDLDRRLREIALEEDDLVLESRLAGWLAGDEADFKFWLDAPAAVRGERIADREDKDPVRATEETKAREASEAQRYEEYYEIDIRDLTIYDLSVNTARWDPDAVLDMLVTAVEEYDADGDEGKADLGLEYEF is encoded by the coding sequence ATGTTACTGACCGTCTCCGGCCCGCCGGGCAGCGGGAAGAGTACGACTGCGGCGTTGCTTGCTGATGCGTTTGATCTCGACCACGTCAGCGGTGGCGACATCTTTCGCGAACTGGCCGATGAACGCGGCTATACACCCCTCGAGTTCAACAAACTCGCCGAAGAGAACGATGATATTGACCGCGATCTCGATCGTCGACTCCGAGAGATAGCCCTCGAGGAAGACGATCTCGTTCTCGAGTCTCGACTCGCGGGGTGGCTCGCGGGCGACGAAGCCGATTTCAAGTTTTGGCTCGATGCACCTGCCGCGGTTCGGGGTGAACGAATCGCCGACCGCGAGGACAAAGACCCAGTTCGTGCCACCGAAGAAACGAAAGCGCGCGAAGCGAGCGAAGCCCAACGTTACGAGGAGTACTACGAGATCGACATTCGTGATCTGACCATCTATGACCTCTCCGTGAACACTGCTCGCTGGGACCCTGATGCCGTCCTTGACATGCTCGTTACCGCCGTCGAAGAGTACGACGCCGATGGTGACGAAGGAAAAGCTGATCTCGGCCTCGAGTACGAGTTCTGA
- the rocF gene encoding arginase — MTDRLRIIGAPMDYGANRRGVDMGPSAIRYAGLSDELEEAGVVPVDSGDIQLSRAEELDPDDDTAGVTNAKFLPAIEDASTRLADRVAQTLADGEFPLVLGGDHSIAIGSMTGSAQTADLGAIWFDAHADLNTPATSPSGNVHGMPLGAVLGRGVFGDLEWAHAPRIREESIAYVGLRSIDERERELVRDSEMTAFTMSDIDERGITAVVEDALEVATEKTDGIHVSLDLDWIDPKEAPGVGTPVRGGVTYREAHSALETVSKRHDRDGVVRSMDVVEVNPILDEANETATVAAELTASAFGKRIL; from the coding sequence ATGACTGATCGTCTCCGAATTATTGGCGCACCAATGGACTATGGGGCAAACCGGCGTGGCGTCGACATGGGGCCATCCGCGATCCGATACGCGGGCCTCAGTGACGAACTCGAGGAAGCGGGTGTCGTCCCGGTCGATAGTGGCGATATCCAGCTTTCTCGAGCCGAAGAACTCGATCCCGACGACGATACGGCAGGCGTCACGAACGCAAAGTTCCTGCCGGCAATCGAAGATGCCAGTACGCGTCTCGCTGACCGCGTTGCACAGACACTCGCCGACGGCGAGTTTCCGCTCGTACTGGGTGGCGACCACTCGATTGCCATCGGGTCGATGACTGGCTCAGCACAGACCGCCGACCTCGGGGCGATCTGGTTCGATGCTCACGCAGACCTCAATACGCCTGCGACCTCACCGAGCGGAAACGTCCATGGAATGCCACTCGGCGCTGTTCTCGGACGCGGCGTCTTCGGCGACCTCGAGTGGGCACACGCACCCCGCATCCGTGAGGAGTCCATCGCCTACGTTGGCCTCCGAAGTATTGACGAGCGCGAGCGCGAACTGGTCCGTGACAGCGAGATGACTGCCTTCACGATGTCTGATATCGACGAACGCGGGATCACCGCTGTCGTCGAAGACGCCCTCGAGGTTGCGACTGAGAAGACTGATGGCATTCATGTCAGCCTCGACCTCGACTGGATCGATCCCAAGGAAGCCCCCGGCGTTGGCACACCCGTCCGCGGCGGCGTCACCTACCGGGAAGCCCACAGCGCACTCGAGACTGTCTCGAAACGTCACGACCGAGACGGCGTGGTACGATCGATGGATGTCGTCGAGGTAAACCCCATTCTCGACGAAGCGAACGAAACGGCGACGGTGGCTGCCGAACTGACCGCAAGTGCATTTGGAAAGCGGATTCTGTAG
- a CDS encoding PIN domain-containing protein, translating into MKLFLDTNVIVAAVTKDTERSEAAVRVLNDFDETYTSVLNLMELRTVLTKKKKFERERVEQIEQRVSSRTTVTFPDASDMVNANQLQDETLLYPMDAIVLAASDAVDATLVSFDGELRDHGAERPQDLI; encoded by the coding sequence ATGAAACTCTTTCTGGATACAAACGTTATCGTCGCAGCCGTTACGAAGGATACAGAGCGCTCCGAAGCTGCAGTTCGTGTTCTCAATGACTTCGACGAGACTTATACCTCGGTACTAAATCTCATGGAACTGCGCACGGTGCTCACAAAAAAGAAGAAGTTCGAACGCGAGCGCGTTGAGCAAATCGAACAGCGAGTTAGTTCCAGAACAACCGTAACGTTTCCCGATGCGTCGGACATGGTGAATGCAAATCAACTTCAAGACGAGACGTTACTCTATCCGATGGATGCGATCGTGTTAGCCGCTTCCGACGCCGTCGATGCAACGCTTGTTTCGTTTGACGGCGAACTAAGAGATCACGGTGCAGAACGTCCGCAAGATCTCATCTAA
- a CDS encoding NAD(P)/FAD-dependent oxidoreductase: MTENVVVLGAGYAGAGAISKLQSELDDNARLTWIADVDYHLVLHESHRAIRDPDVRSDITFPVSDIADPSTRFIQDDVVGVDVDEQVVELADSDSVDYDYVLVALGTQTAYYGIPGLEDHSLTLKSLDDALEIHEAIADASQAATRGEPAQVVIGGAGLSGIQTAGEIAEFRDEHRAPIDIHLVEALEEIFPGNDPEIQQALRDLLEDAGVQIHTDDPITEANEDAIEFDEGEPLEHDVLVWTGGITGREAMDDVDLENEHNRVTTEANFQTSNERVFAVGDSAIVDQGDQPAPPTAQAAWQAADVAGENIARAIENRPLKTWEYEDKGTVVSVGDKAVAHQVKPALGMSLPVDTFGGFAAQNLKKMIAAKWIASITSVNTARKSWSSL, from the coding sequence ATGACTGAGAACGTCGTCGTACTCGGTGCCGGATACGCTGGTGCTGGTGCGATATCGAAACTGCAGTCGGAACTCGACGACAACGCCCGACTCACGTGGATCGCCGACGTTGATTATCACCTTGTTCTTCACGAATCCCACCGCGCGATTCGTGATCCCGACGTTCGCTCGGACATTACGTTCCCCGTCAGCGACATCGCTGACCCCTCGACACGGTTCATCCAGGACGACGTCGTCGGAGTCGATGTCGATGAACAGGTCGTCGAACTCGCAGACAGCGACAGTGTCGACTACGACTACGTCCTCGTTGCACTCGGCACCCAGACCGCCTACTACGGCATCCCCGGCCTCGAGGACCACTCCCTGACGCTCAAGAGCCTCGACGACGCCCTCGAGATTCACGAAGCCATCGCAGACGCCAGCCAAGCGGCGACCCGCGGCGAACCCGCACAGGTCGTCATCGGTGGCGCTGGCCTCTCCGGTATTCAGACCGCCGGCGAAATCGCGGAGTTCCGCGACGAACACCGCGCCCCAATCGACATTCACCTCGTCGAAGCACTCGAGGAGATCTTCCCCGGCAACGACCCCGAGATCCAGCAGGCCCTTCGCGACCTGCTCGAGGACGCCGGCGTCCAGATCCACACGGACGACCCAATCACCGAAGCAAACGAAGACGCAATCGAGTTCGACGAAGGTGAGCCACTCGAGCACGACGTGCTCGTCTGGACCGGCGGCATTACCGGCCGCGAGGCAATGGACGACGTCGACCTCGAGAACGAACACAACCGCGTCACGACGGAAGCGAACTTCCAGACGTCGAACGAACGCGTTTTTGCAGTGGGTGACTCCGCAATCGTCGATCAGGGTGACCAGCCAGCCCCGCCAACCGCACAGGCTGCCTGGCAAGCCGCAGACGTCGCCGGTGAGAACATCGCCCGTGCAATCGAGAACCGTCCGCTCAAGACCTGGGAATACGAGGACAAAGGGACCGTCGTCTCCGTCGGTGACAAAGCCGTTGCCCACCAAGTCAAGCCGGCTCTCGGCATGTCTCTGCCCGTCGATACCTTCGGCGGCTTTGCCGCACAGAATCTCAAAAAGATGATCGCCGCTAAGTGGATCGCCAGCATCACTTCGGTGAACACGGCCCGCAAGTCCTGGTCGTCGCTGTAA
- a CDS encoding DUF106 domain-containing protein, protein MTRTAEKINALVREDSEMDDALEAIREAADENGGEVQWQDVNDDLTSGQWGRLIEKGVLVDGTEGFEIADREAYDEALDGDGGAEFPGSDVDIDPEESKWSQWDKLAAVGSVLLMVGYWFDSVRDTVGSTLDLVLAPLDAALPFYAVILSVALLTGLYSTLLQANLMNPEIMGKYQQRMKAMQEKQKDIRERKKEAEERDASEAEIERIDNEMERAREEQMEAMADNLGMFKEQFRPMVWIMLFTIPLFLWMYWKILDGHVAESELRMVMPIAGEVELHRGLIGPMWGWIVWYFLCSMGFTQLLRKSLNIDMTPSGT, encoded by the coding sequence ATGACGCGTACAGCCGAGAAAATCAACGCCCTCGTCCGCGAGGATTCGGAAATGGACGACGCCCTCGAGGCTATCCGCGAGGCGGCCGACGAGAACGGCGGGGAGGTCCAGTGGCAGGACGTCAACGACGACCTGACGAGCGGACAGTGGGGTCGGCTGATTGAGAAAGGAGTGTTAGTCGACGGGACCGAAGGGTTCGAAATCGCTGACCGCGAGGCCTACGATGAGGCCCTCGACGGTGATGGGGGGGCCGAGTTCCCCGGTTCGGACGTCGATATCGACCCAGAGGAGTCGAAGTGGTCCCAGTGGGACAAACTGGCCGCAGTTGGCTCCGTCCTGTTGATGGTCGGCTACTGGTTCGACTCTGTTCGAGACACAGTCGGCAGCACGCTTGATCTCGTGCTTGCACCGCTTGATGCGGCACTGCCGTTTTACGCCGTAATTCTCTCCGTTGCGCTGCTCACTGGCTTGTATTCGACGCTGTTGCAGGCGAACCTGATGAACCCGGAGATCATGGGGAAGTACCAACAGCGGATGAAAGCCATGCAAGAAAAGCAAAAGGATATCCGCGAACGCAAAAAGGAGGCCGAAGAGCGAGACGCAAGCGAGGCGGAAATCGAGCGCATCGACAACGAGATGGAACGCGCTCGGGAGGAGCAGATGGAAGCCATGGCGGACAATCTCGGGATGTTCAAAGAACAGTTCCGGCCGATGGTCTGGATCATGCTCTTTACGATTCCGTTGTTCCTTTGGATGTACTGGAAGATCCTCGACGGCCACGTTGCTGAATCGGAACTGAGAATGGTCATGCCAATCGCTGGCGAAGTCGAACTCCATAGAGGACTGATCGGCCCAATGTGGGGCTGGATTGTCTGGTACTTCCTCTGTTCGATGGGCTTTACGCAACTGCTGCGCAAGTCGCTCAACATCGACATGACGCCGTCAGGAACCTGA
- a CDS encoding acyltransferase codes for MTDDSSRARHDRITRHGTPGARNSLAFWTDAKHPLRIAINYIFVWLARISPSLQARRWFLRRIGVTVGTGVSWGLEATPDVFWPELITLEDHAIVGYDATILCHEFLQDEYRTGEVVIGERAMIGAGAIILPGVEIGADASVAANSLVTTDVEPGATVAGVPAEPMRSDSSNRGVPDDTVDADEE; via the coding sequence GTGACTGACGACAGCTCTCGCGCCCGCCACGACCGGATTACGCGCCACGGGACACCGGGTGCTCGTAACTCGCTTGCGTTCTGGACGGACGCAAAACACCCGCTTCGGATTGCGATCAACTACATCTTCGTCTGGCTCGCCCGAATTTCACCGAGCTTGCAGGCCAGACGCTGGTTCCTCCGACGAATCGGCGTGACGGTTGGGACAGGCGTCTCGTGGGGACTCGAGGCGACCCCGGATGTGTTCTGGCCGGAACTAATCACGCTCGAGGACCACGCAATCGTCGGCTACGATGCGACCATTCTCTGTCACGAGTTTCTGCAGGACGAGTACCGCACGGGCGAAGTCGTGATTGGCGAGCGAGCGATGATCGGAGCGGGCGCGATCATCCTTCCGGGCGTCGAGATCGGGGCGGATGCAAGCGTTGCGGCGAACTCGCTGGTGACGACCGACGTCGAACCGGGGGCGACAGTTGCGGGTGTGCCGGCTGAGCCGATGAGGAGCGACTCGAGCAATCGTGGGGTTCCTGACGACACAGTCGACGCTGACGAGGAGTAG
- a CDS encoding type IV pilin yields the protein MDIEKYGKKLIGNDEERAVSPVIGVILMVAITVILAAVIAAFVLDLGQQSEPAQAAVDVDGAGDDATITVSNADRVDDIVEGGASECDFSDISEPEVGESEDIGSCSDDNRLVVVAEYNGNSEIILDTEI from the coding sequence ATGGATATCGAAAAATACGGTAAGAAACTCATCGGAAACGATGAGGAACGGGCAGTATCGCCAGTTATTGGAGTCATCCTGATGGTTGCGATAACCGTCATTCTCGCGGCTGTGATCGCAGCGTTCGTGCTGGATCTTGGACAGCAAAGTGAACCTGCACAGGCAGCCGTTGATGTTGATGGTGCGGGCGACGATGCTACAATAACTGTCAGTAATGCAGACAGAGTTGATGATATCGTGGAGGGAGGTGCCTCAGAATGTGACTTCAGTGATATTTCAGAGCCGGAAGTTGGAGAGTCTGAGGATATCGGCTCTTGTTCTGATGATAACCGCCTCGTTGTCGTTGCCGAATATAATGGAAATAGTGAAATTATTCTTGACACGGAGATCTAA
- a CDS encoding amphi-Trp domain-containing protein yields MPEEVLFKFEQEMDRSDIAASLRTVADSLEAGEPISLEAGGDSVTVSPPPRPTFEIKAERETSSSGGDAERSIEFELEWDEGDDGDGSGDTGLTIE; encoded by the coding sequence ATGCCCGAAGAAGTACTCTTCAAGTTCGAACAGGAAATGGACCGCAGCGACATCGCCGCCTCACTTCGAACCGTTGCCGACAGCCTCGAGGCTGGTGAGCCAATTTCGCTCGAGGCCGGCGGCGACTCCGTCACCGTCTCGCCACCACCGCGCCCAACGTTCGAAATTAAAGCCGAACGCGAAACCTCGAGTAGCGGTGGCGACGCCGAACGGAGTATCGAGTTCGAACTCGAGTGGGACGAAGGTGACGACGGTGATGGGAGTGGCGATACCGGACTGACGATCGAGTAA
- a CDS encoding archaellin/type IV pilin N-terminal domain-containing protein yields the protein MTERTGTITGGDNDRGVTPLVGVVLLIGMVFVGAILVGITGWVVMDSLSSESDAESTYSTVEATDHGITTAASTREMQTIPWDGANYVDDGEVYIAWYDDDISSNHNVSIDPIGAIEYELADRTVVYQSGATWEIQDDDMQVTSGPNIGYDDSTLQLYFTTLSQDAVSGSEAIVEPSPDRELAEDIEDTKNNATQDGYNNLSLIVDSKYHDSWHSHLDSAFDAEDENITIQRDGAGAPFIDNSETAINVTIKNATETDPPEFLVAEDYGLSGDQYAEENIFVQSPDGMTFEADIENKGDERQTQPVEVAIKEDGEEIVGPEGLDVSIDGGDSKTVGIDVTEYTGTDLDFGNEYNYTISTDDDTTDNGSIYYAKTEDPHLNVTKPEVNDADASDENSPVSADSSSENVSLSADITNIGAENITDSDVRVGVQTLDDEVENAYGTDPYGLEDAEPVSVDRTYGENGTVTWNVSREDLFELEHKFTVTAVESDESATGYFDVSEAIEAGDTELFTPPNSEVDVSVIGTELGYTPQQVCLEPVGRFGCAEHGYQVDWIPATTSIYTQAVDEDGDPIDENEDPERRDGMEWSGDNLNQWDDRLSTFDHSFTTEDDERVSLMVQGTSYMECHDWQVGGEETINGVTYQHRNCPSGSEHNELVDLTADTQTEETNVRVLSEESNTMPELDPGNDVQLPANELLERDEVDIDVSENPDGSAELDLDENEFVFVFEVTHHPQQYNTGPELNDPEISADDYWQEAHERSGDPNFNDVLVHVEIEPGGEGIDPEDAVFDPSAENGIAPSVGTGEGSDGEHSSWSEDSVEVGSDEIIIG from the coding sequence ATGACTGAGAGAACCGGTACAATAACCGGTGGGGATAACGACCGTGGGGTTACTCCGTTAGTGGGTGTTGTATTGCTAATTGGAATGGTTTTCGTCGGTGCAATTCTGGTTGGGATCACTGGATGGGTCGTTATGGATTCACTTAGTTCCGAAAGTGATGCAGAATCAACATATTCTACAGTAGAGGCCACGGATCACGGCATTACAACAGCCGCCTCCACTAGGGAGATGCAAACGATTCCCTGGGACGGAGCCAATTATGTCGATGATGGTGAGGTCTATATCGCGTGGTACGATGATGATATCTCATCGAACCATAACGTCAGTATCGATCCTATTGGAGCAATTGAATACGAACTAGCAGACCGAACGGTTGTGTATCAGAGCGGGGCAACCTGGGAAATTCAAGACGACGACATGCAAGTCACGTCTGGACCAAATATCGGGTATGATGATAGTACACTACAACTGTACTTTACAACGCTCTCTCAGGATGCAGTAAGTGGTAGTGAAGCTATTGTTGAACCAAGCCCAGATAGAGAACTCGCTGAAGATATTGAGGATACCAAAAATAATGCGACGCAAGATGGTTACAATAATTTGTCGCTTATTGTAGATAGCAAGTACCACGATAGTTGGCACAGCCATCTTGATTCTGCATTTGATGCTGAAGATGAAAACATCACGATTCAACGCGACGGTGCAGGTGCTCCGTTCATAGACAATTCAGAAACAGCGATCAATGTGACAATTAAAAACGCGACAGAAACAGATCCACCAGAGTTCCTCGTCGCGGAAGATTATGGACTCAGTGGTGACCAGTATGCTGAGGAAAATATATTCGTACAGTCTCCAGACGGCATGACGTTCGAAGCCGACATCGAAAACAAAGGGGATGAGCGTCAGACACAGCCAGTCGAGGTGGCAATTAAAGAAGATGGTGAAGAAATTGTCGGCCCTGAAGGTCTCGATGTCTCTATTGATGGCGGAGATAGCAAAACAGTAGGGATTGATGTAACAGAATACACAGGTACAGACCTTGATTTTGGAAACGAGTACAACTACACTATCTCGACGGATGATGACACAACGGACAACGGTTCGATCTACTACGCGAAAACCGAGGACCCGCATCTCAATGTCACAAAACCCGAAGTCAATGATGCAGACGCCAGTGACGAGAATAGTCCAGTGAGTGCAGATTCCTCGAGCGAAAATGTGTCACTGTCAGCAGACATCACCAATATTGGTGCCGAAAACATCACTGACAGTGATGTCAGGGTGGGTGTTCAAACACTGGATGACGAGGTCGAAAATGCCTACGGAACGGACCCATATGGCTTAGAGGATGCAGAACCTGTGTCTGTGGACCGAACGTATGGTGAAAACGGAACCGTTACGTGGAATGTGTCGCGCGAAGATTTGTTCGAACTAGAACACAAATTTACCGTCACCGCGGTAGAGAGTGATGAATCAGCAACTGGCTATTTCGATGTCTCGGAAGCAATTGAAGCCGGGGACACAGAACTATTCACGCCACCAAACTCGGAGGTAGATGTCTCCGTTATTGGTACAGAACTGGGCTATACACCACAACAAGTGTGTCTGGAACCAGTAGGACGATTTGGTTGTGCCGAACACGGATATCAAGTCGACTGGATTCCCGCGACGACAAGCATCTATACGCAAGCGGTTGACGAAGACGGAGACCCAATCGATGAAAACGAAGACCCTGAGCGCAGAGATGGGATGGAATGGTCCGGTGACAACCTCAATCAGTGGGATGACCGGCTTTCAACCTTCGACCACAGCTTTACGACGGAAGACGATGAGCGTGTAAGTTTGATGGTTCAGGGAACGTCATACATGGAGTGTCACGATTGGCAGGTAGGTGGTGAAGAGACAATCAATGGCGTCACCTATCAACACCGAAACTGTCCAAGTGGAAGCGAACACAATGAATTAGTTGATCTCACAGCAGATACACAAACAGAAGAGACGAACGTTCGAGTTCTAAGCGAAGAGAGTAATACAATGCCAGAACTTGATCCAGGGAATGACGTCCAGCTTCCGGCAAACGAACTCCTCGAGCGAGATGAGGTCGACATCGATGTCTCGGAGAACCCTGATGGCTCTGCTGAGCTTGACCTTGATGAAAACGAGTTCGTCTTCGTTTTCGAGGTGACCCACCATCCGCAACAGTATAATACGGGCCCAGAACTTAATGATCCAGAGATTTCTGCTGACGACTACTGGCAAGAAGCACACGAGCGAAGTGGAGACCCGAACTTCAACGATGTGCTCGTTCACGTCGAAATTGAACCCGGTGGAGAAGGGATCGATCCAGAGGACGCTGTGTTTGATCCGAGTGCCGAAAATGGCATAGCCCCGTCTGTGGGAACTGGTGAAGGAAGCGACGGCGAGCACTCATCATGGAGTGAGGACAGTGTCGAAGTCGGATCTGACGAGATCATCATTGGGTAA